AGGGTCATCTCGTGGATAAGGAGCCTTCGGCGCAGGGAAACCGCCTTGCCCTCCCTCCTCATCGGCCGGGTCCTGAACAGGGCCCAACGCATTTCCACTCCTCGGCCCGAATGATATTCGTTTCTCCACTGATTCCCATTGCATGCCCTATCCGGCCACTGGCTTCAAGCAAGATCCAGGCCACAAGCGAAGAACCTGCCCGCCGTGCGACGCACCCACTGTTGGTTTTTCCGCATCCGGCCCGTACCATTTTCCCCTTCAAAGCCCAATGCAGGTAGCCTCCATGTCCGCCAGAACCACGGCCCCCTACGGGACCTGGACCTCTCCCGTAACCCCGGATCGAGTCGCAGCCTCCAGCCGAACCCTGTTGGAGGTCTTCAGGGACCGGGGCTCCATATACTGGCTGGAACGGCGTCCGGAGGAAGGCGGGCGGAATGCCCTTGTCCGTCTCGGCGAGGACGGCACTCCCCGGGACGTGCTACCCGAGCCCTTCGAAGCCCGCAGCCGGGTGCACGAATACGGTGGCGCCGCTGCACTGGTACATGATCGATACATCTATTTCGTCAATGGCACGGACCAGCGCATCTACCGCAAGGCCCCGGAGGGAGCCCCCGAGCCATTGACCCCGGCGGGAAGCCACCGGTTCGCCGACGGCGTGCTGGACCCGGTCCGGGAGCGGAGCATCTGGGTCCTTGAGGACCACGCGCCGGAAGGCGAGCCCCGGAATGCGCTCGCCGCCGTACCGCTGTCCGGCGGCCACCCGGAGGTGCTCGTATCGGGGCGGGATTTCTTCGCCTTTCCGCGCATCAGCCCGGACGGCCGCCGCCTGGCCTGGGTCACCTGGGACCATCCCCGAATGCCCTGGAACGGATCCGAGCTCTGGGTGGCCGATCTCCTCCCGGGCGGCTCCGCAGGCGCGCCCACCCGAGTCGCCGGTGGGCCCGACGAATCCGTATTCCAGCCCGAATGGTCCCCGGAAGGCAACCTGTACTTCGTTTCCGACCGCAGCGGCTGGTGGAACCTCTACCGGCTCGGCCGGGAGGGCCCGGAACCGCTCACCGACATGCGCGCGGAAATCGGGAAGCCCCTTATCCAGCTCGGCACGCGCACCTATGCTATCGATTCCGCCGAGCGCATCGTATTCACCTATGTCGAGGAGGGGCGCTGGCATTTGGCCACCCTGGAGCCGGGATCCCGGGCTCTTCACGAGCTGGATACCGGCTACGCGGCCTACACCGCGCTCACGGCCGGCGACGGGGAGGCCCTGGTCATCGCCGCCTCCACCGCCGCCCCTCCGGAGCTGGCCCGGGTGGACCTGGAAACCGGCGGCCGAGAGACCCTGGCCCGCTCCCTGTCCGAGCCCCTGGACCCCGCGTATCTTTCCGAGCCGATCCATGTGGCCTTCCCCACGCGGGACGGGCAGACCGCCTACGGTTTTTTCTACGCGCCCGGGAATGCGGACTACGAAGCACCATCGGGCGACCTGCCGCCACTGCTCGTCAAATGCCACGGGGGACCCACCAACGCGGCCACCCCCGCCTTCGACTGGGACACCCAATTCTGGACCAGTCGGGGCTTCGCCGTCCTGGACGTGAACTACCGGGGAAGCTCCGGGTACGGACGCGCCTACCGGGAGCAGCTTCTGGAGAGCTGGGGGGTGCTGGATGTGGACGACTGCGTGGACGGCGCCCGGTGGCTAGCGGACAAGGGGTTGGCGAACGGCGAGCGCAGGGCCATCCGGGGCCGGAGCGCGGGCGGCTACACGGTGCTCTCCGCCCTGACCTTCCGCGAGGCGTTCCGCGCGGGAGCCAGCTATTACGGCATCAGCGACCTGGAGCGTCTGGCGGCGGAGACCCATAAATTCGAATCCCACTACCTGGAACAGCTCATCGGTTCGTATCCGGACGCGCGGCACCGCTACCGCGAGCGATCCCCCATCAACGCCCCGGAGCGTCTCGACTGTCCGGTGATCTTCTTCCAGGGCCTCAAGGACAAGGTGGTGCCCCCGAACCAGGCCGAAACCATGGTGCGGGCCCTTCGGGACAAGGGAATCACCGCGGAGTACCATACCTTCGAAGACGAGGGGCACGGCTTCCACAAGGCCGGGAATATGAAGGCCTGCCTGTTGGCGGAGCTCGCCTTC
This window of the Thiohalorhabdus sp. Cl-TMA genome carries:
- a CDS encoding S9 family peptidase, producing MSARTTAPYGTWTSPVTPDRVAASSRTLLEVFRDRGSIYWLERRPEEGGRNALVRLGEDGTPRDVLPEPFEARSRVHEYGGAAALVHDRYIYFVNGTDQRIYRKAPEGAPEPLTPAGSHRFADGVLDPVRERSIWVLEDHAPEGEPRNALAAVPLSGGHPEVLVSGRDFFAFPRISPDGRRLAWVTWDHPRMPWNGSELWVADLLPGGSAGAPTRVAGGPDESVFQPEWSPEGNLYFVSDRSGWWNLYRLGREGPEPLTDMRAEIGKPLIQLGTRTYAIDSAERIVFTYVEEGRWHLATLEPGSRALHELDTGYAAYTALTAGDGEALVIAASTAAPPELARVDLETGGRETLARSLSEPLDPAYLSEPIHVAFPTRDGQTAYGFFYAPGNADYEAPSGDLPPLLVKCHGGPTNAATPAFDWDTQFWTSRGFAVLDVNYRGSSGYGRAYREQLLESWGVLDVDDCVDGARWLADKGLANGERRAIRGRSAGGYTVLSALTFREAFRAGASYYGISDLERLAAETHKFESHYLEQLIGSYPDARHRYRERSPINAPERLDCPVIFFQGLKDKVVPPNQAETMVRALRDKGITAEYHTFEDEGHGFHKAGNMKACLLAELAFYARVFGLAAENPA